The Streptomyces lienomycini sequence GCCGAACGGCGACGTCGGGTCGAACTTGTTGAACGTGTTGGACCAGATCACACCCGCGCGGAGCTTGTTCGCGACCGCCAGGATGCGCGAGCCCTTCTCCGTCCAGATGCCCGCCGACAGGCCGTACGGGGTGTTGTTGGCCTTGGCGACCGCCTCGTCCGGCGTGCGGAAGGTCAGCACGGACAGGACCGGGCCGAAGATCTCGTCGCGGGCCACCGTGTGCGCCTGGGTGACGTTCGTGAACAGCGTCGGCGCGAACCAGTAGCCGGAGGAGGGCAGCTCGCAGGCCGGGGACCAGCGCTCGGCGCCCTCCGCCTCGCCCCGGTTGGCGAGGGCGGTGATACGGGCCAGCTGCTCGGCGGAGTTGATCGCGCCGATGTCCGTGTTCTTGTCCAGGGGGTCGCCCAGACGCAGGGTGCCCAGGCGGCGCTTCAGGGAGTCCAGCAGCTCGTCGTGGATCGACTCCTGGACCAGGAGACGGCTGCCCGCGCAGCAGACCTGGCCCTGGTTGAAGAAGATGCCGGTGACGATGCCCTCCACCGCCTGGTCGATCGGGGCGTCGTCGAAGACGATGTTGGCGCCCTTGCCGCCCAGCTCCAGGGTGAGCTTCTTGCGGGTGCCCGCCACCGTGCGCGCGATCTGCTTGCCGACGGCCGTGGAGCCCGTGAAGGCGACCTTGTTCACGTCGGGGTGGGCGGTCAGCGCGGCGCCGGCGTGGCCGTCACCGGTGATGATGTTGACGACGCCCTTGGGCAGCCCGGCCTGGCGGCAGATGTCCGCGAAGAACAGGGCGGAGAGGGGGGTCGTCTCGGCGGGCTTCAGGACCACCGTGTTGCCCGTCGCGAGCGCCGGGGCGATCTTCCACGCCAGCATCAGGAGCGGGAAGTTCCACGGGATGACCTGGCCCGCGACGCCGAGGGGGCGGGGGGCGGCGCCGTAGCCCGCGTGGTCCAGTTTGTCGGCCCAGCCCGCGTAGTAGAAGAAGTGCGCCGCCACCAGGGGGAGGTCCGCGTCGCGGGTCTCCCTGATCGGCTTGCCGTTGTCCAGGGTCTCCAGGACGGCCAGCTCACGGCTGCGTTCCTGGATGATCCGGGCGATGCGGAAGAGGTACTTCGCGCGCTCCGCGCCGGGCAGCGCCGACCACTTCTCGAACGCCTTGCGGGCGGCCTTGACGGCGCGGTCGACGTCCGCCTCACCGGCCTCGGCCACCTCGGAGAGGACCTCCTCGGTGGACGGGGAGACCGTCTTGAAGACCTTGCCGTCGGCCGCCTCGGTGAACTCGCCGTCGATGAACAGACCGTAGGACGGTGCGATGTCGACGACCGCGCGGGACTCGGGAGCCGGGGCGTACTCGAACGCGGATGCGGATGCGGGTGCGGACGCGGGTGTGGGTGCGGATTCGGGTGCCATGGTGATCAGTCCACCGTCACGTAGTCGGGGCCGGAGTAACGGCCTGTGGCCAGCTTCTGGCGCTGCATCAGCAGGTCGTTCAGCAGCGAGGAGGCGCCGAAGCGGAACCAGTGGTTGTCCAGCCAGTCCCCGCCCGCGGTCTCGTTGACCAGGACCAGGAACTTGATCGCGTCCTTCGCGGTCCGGATGCCGCCGGCCGGCTTCACACCGACCTGCACGCCGGTCTGCGCGCGGAAGTCGCGGACCGCCTCCAGCATGAGGAGCGTGTTCGCGGGCGTGGCGTTGACCGCGACCTTGCCCGTGGACGTCTTGATGAAGTCCGCGCCGGCCAGCATGCCGAGCCAGCTCGCGCGGCGGATGTTGTCGTACGTCGACAACTCGCCGGTCTCGAAGATGACCTTCAGACGGGCCGACGTGCCGCAGGCCTCGCGTACGGCGGTGATCTCCTCGTACACCTTCGAATACCGCCCCGCGAGGAACGCGCCGCGGTCGATGACCATGTCGACCTCGTCCGCGCCCGCCGCCACGGCCTCGCGCACGTCGGCCAGCTTGACGGCGAGCGAGGCGCGGCCCGCCGGGAAGGCGGTGGCCACCGAGGCGACCTTCACGCCGGAGCCGGCCACGGCCTCCTTCGCCGCGGGCACCATGTCGGGGTACACGCAGACGGCCGCCGTGGACGGTGCCGTGCGGTCGGTCGGGTCGGGGCCGACCGCCTTCGCGCCGAGCGCCCGGACCTTGCCCGGGGTGTCCGCGCCTTCCAGCGTCGTCAGGTCGACCATCGAGATGGCCAGGTCGAGGGCGTACGCCTTCGCGGTGGTCTTGATGGAACGGGTGCCGAGGGAGGCGGCACGCGTCTCCAGGCCGACCGGGTCGACGCCGGGCAGCCCGTGCAGGAAGCGGCGCAGCGTGCTGTCGGACGCGGTGACGTCCGCGAGGGCGAATGGCGGTTCAGTGGTGGGCATGCTCACCAGGCGAGCATATCTACGCGCGTAGCGGCTGTACAGTCCTCCGCGCTCGTTTCCCCGGACCGGCCCGCCTGTGAGCGTCCGCCGCCCGGTCGGGCACAATCGGCAGCATGACGACCCCGGAGCCCCAGTCCCCCTCGCCGCAGTCGCCGGAACCCGTGTCCAGGGACCGCGCCTACCGGTCGCCCGCGGGCATCGCCGGAGGCGTACTGGTGCTCGCCCTCGCCCTCTGGCTGGGCATCGACGCCCTGGTCGTGGGGGAGGAGGACACACGCTGGAAGGCGCTCGCGGCGCTGCTGTTCCTCGTGCCGCTCGTCGCCGCCTACACCGTGCGGCCCGCCGTCTTCGCCGGGGACGACCGGCTGCGGGTGCGCAACCCGTTCCGGGTGATCGTGCTCCCCTGGGCGGAAGTGGCGACGTTCCGGTCCGCCTACTCCAACGAGGTCGTCACCGAGTCCGGTGAGAAGTACCAGCTGTGGGCCATCCCCGTCTCGCTGCGCGGCCGCAAGCGGGCCGCACGGCAGGAGGACCGGCGGGCCGCGGGCGGTGGCGGCCGCAGGCGCGGCGGCGTCCTCGGCGGGTACGGCCAGTTCGGTGGACGCGGCGGAGGCGCCGGGTCGGCCGCCGCCGAGGCGGAGGGGCCGGTGCGGGCCGAGACCGACAAGGTCATGGACGAGCTGCGCGAGCTGCTGGAGACGCGACGGGACGCCGAGGCGTCGAAGGGCGGCGGGGTGACGGTGCGGTGGGCCTACGAGATCGTCGTGCCGGTGGCCGTGGGAGCGGTGGCGCTGGCGGTGCTGCTCGGGGTCGGGTGAGCGGGGGCGCGGGCCGCGGGCACGGGCACGGGGGCCGGGGGCGCGAGGAGGGCGGCTCCTGCCCCCGGCCCCGCGGCGGTCCGGGGGGCACGCCTGTTGGGGGTGCCCCCGTTTTCGGAGGGGCTCCCCCCGTGGGCGCGCGTGCCGTTGCCGGTCAGATGCCGGCCGACCTCGACAGGTCGCGCTTGAGAGCCGCCAGCAGGTCCGTCGCCTTCGCCCGGGCTCCGGGGAGGTCGGTCCGGGCGGCGACCGGGACCACCACCTCCAGGTAGCACTTCAGCTTCGGCTCCGTGCCGCTCGGGCGGACGATCACCCGGGCGCCGTCGAGCGTGTAGCGCAGGCCGTCCGTGGGCGGCAGGGTCTGCGTGCCCCGGGTGAGGTCCTCCGCCTTCGTGACCGGCAGACCGGCGAGGTCCCGGGGAGGCTGCTCGCGCAGGCGGTGCATCGCGGCGGCGATGAGCGAGACGTCCGCCACGCGCACCGAGAGCTGGTCGGTGGCGTGCAGGCCGTGCTCCACGGCGATGTCGTCGAGGAGGTCGAGGAGGGTGCGGCCCCGCTCCTTGAGGACGGACGCCAGTTCCGTCATCAGGAGGGCCGCGGTGATGCCGTCCTTGTCGCGGACGCCCTCCGGGTCGACGCAGTAGCCGAGGGCCTCCTCGTAGCCGTAGCGGATGTTCTCCACGCGGGCGATCCACTTGAAGCCGGTCAGGGTCTCCTCGTACGGGAGGCCCGCCTTCTCGGCGATGCGGCCCAGCAGGGACGACGACACGATCGACTCCGCGAACGTGCCCCGCGCTCCGCGGGCGACCAGGTGGGCGGCGAGGAGGGCGCCGACCTCGTCGCCGCGGAGCATGCGCCAGCCGGCGGTGTCCGTGCCGTCGGGTACGGCCACCGCGAGGCGGTCCGCGTCCGGGTCGTTGGCGATGATCAGGTCCGGGGCCGTCGCGCGGGCCTGCGCGAAGGCGAGGTCCATCGCGCCGGGCTCTTCCGGGTTGGGGAAGGCGACGGTGGGGAAGTCCGGGTCGGGATCGGCCTGCTCGGTGACCAGGACGGGCGGCGGGAAGCCGGCCCGGGCGAAGGCGGCGAGCAGGGTGTCCTTGCCGACGCCGTGCATCGCGGTGTAGACCGTGCGGGCGGTGCGCGGGGAGTTCTCGGCGAGGACCGCGTCCGTGCGGGCGAGGTAGGCGTCGAGGACGTCGTCGCCCAGGGTCTGCCAGCCGGAATCCGGGCGGGGGACGTCGTGCAGGGAGCGTACGGCGGCGATCTCCGCGGCGATCTCGGCGTCGGCGGGGGGCACGATCTGGGAGCCGTCGCCGAGGTACACCTTGTAGCCGTTGTCGCGGGGCGGGTTGTGGCTGGCGGTGACCTCCACGCCCGCCACGGCGCCGAGGTGCCGGATCGCGAACGCGAGGACGGGGGTGGGGAGGGGGCGGGGGAGCACGGCCGCCCTGAGGCCGGCGCCGGTCATCACCGCCGCGGTGTCGCGGGCGAAGTCCTCGGACTTGTGGCGGGCGTCGTAGCCGACGACGACCAGGCCGTCGGTGTGGCCCTGACCCTTGAGGTACGCCGCGAGGCCGGCGGCGGCGCGGATGACGACCGAGCGGTTCATGCGCAGGGGGCCCGCGCCGAGTTCGCCGCGCAGGCCCGCGGTGCCGAACTGGAGTGTCCCGGAGAAGCGTGCGGTGAGCTCGGCGAGGTCCTCGGTGTCGATCAGGCGGGCGAGTTCCGCGCGGGTGTCCGCGTCGGGGTCCTCGGCCAGCCATGCCCTGGCTCGTGCGAGGAGGTCGTCTTGCGCGTTGTGCACGTCGGTCTGCCTCTCGGGGGTGGGGGTGGTGCGGGGGCCTGCGGCGCTTGTGCGGGTGGTCGGTCGGTGGCGCGTGGTGCCTGCGGCGCTTGTGCGGGTGGTCGGTCGGTGGCGCGTGGTGCCTGCGGCGCCTGTGCGGGTTTGGTGGGGGTGCGGGTGCCTGCGGCGCCTGGTGCGGGTGGGGTGCGGGTGGTGCCTGCGGCGCCTGGTGCGGGTTCGGTGGGGGTGCGGGTAGCGCCTTGGGTTCGGTGGGGGGTCGGGGCCGGGACGGGGGTGTCCGTCCTCGGAACGGCGCGGAATCGGTCGGCCACAGAAGCGGGTGGCGTTGACGCGCCAACCGCTGCGGGCGGACACCCCCCGACCCGTCCCCTTACCGCCGTACGCGGCTTTCCCCGCCCCTCTTCGGTGCCGCTTCGCGCCGTACGCGGCTCTCCCGCCGTCGCTTGGGCGGCCTGCTTACA is a genomic window containing:
- a CDS encoding PH domain-containing protein; protein product: MTTPEPQSPSPQSPEPVSRDRAYRSPAGIAGGVLVLALALWLGIDALVVGEEDTRWKALAALLFLVPLVAAYTVRPAVFAGDDRLRVRNPFRVIVLPWAEVATFRSAYSNEVVTESGEKYQLWAIPVSLRGRKRAARQEDRRAAGGGGRRRGGVLGGYGQFGGRGGGAGSAAAEAEGPVRAETDKVMDELRELLETRRDAEASKGGGVTVRWAYEIVVPVAVGAVALAVLLGVG
- the deoC gene encoding deoxyribose-phosphate aldolase, which encodes MPTTEPPFALADVTASDSTLRRFLHGLPGVDPVGLETRAASLGTRSIKTTAKAYALDLAISMVDLTTLEGADTPGKVRALGAKAVGPDPTDRTAPSTAAVCVYPDMVPAAKEAVAGSGVKVASVATAFPAGRASLAVKLADVREAVAAGADEVDMVIDRGAFLAGRYSKVYEEITAVREACGTSARLKVIFETGELSTYDNIRRASWLGMLAGADFIKTSTGKVAVNATPANTLLMLEAVRDFRAQTGVQVGVKPAGGIRTAKDAIKFLVLVNETAGGDWLDNHWFRFGASSLLNDLLMQRQKLATGRYSGPDYVTVD
- a CDS encoding phospho-sugar mutase, with the protein product MHNAQDDLLARARAWLAEDPDADTRAELARLIDTEDLAELTARFSGTLQFGTAGLRGELGAGPLRMNRSVVIRAAAGLAAYLKGQGHTDGLVVVGYDARHKSEDFARDTAAVMTGAGLRAAVLPRPLPTPVLAFAIRHLGAVAGVEVTASHNPPRDNGYKVYLGDGSQIVPPADAEIAAEIAAVRSLHDVPRPDSGWQTLGDDVLDAYLARTDAVLAENSPRTARTVYTAMHGVGKDTLLAAFARAGFPPPVLVTEQADPDPDFPTVAFPNPEEPGAMDLAFAQARATAPDLIIANDPDADRLAVAVPDGTDTAGWRMLRGDEVGALLAAHLVARGARGTFAESIVSSSLLGRIAEKAGLPYEETLTGFKWIARVENIRYGYEEALGYCVDPEGVRDKDGITAALLMTELASVLKERGRTLLDLLDDIAVEHGLHATDQLSVRVADVSLIAAAMHRLREQPPRDLAGLPVTKAEDLTRGTQTLPPTDGLRYTLDGARVIVRPSGTEPKLKCYLEVVVPVAARTDLPGARAKATDLLAALKRDLSRSAGI
- a CDS encoding aldehyde dehydrogenase family protein, with the translated sequence MAPESAPTPASAPASASAFEYAPAPESRAVVDIAPSYGLFIDGEFTEAADGKVFKTVSPSTEEVLSEVAEAGEADVDRAVKAARKAFEKWSALPGAERAKYLFRIARIIQERSRELAVLETLDNGKPIRETRDADLPLVAAHFFYYAGWADKLDHAGYGAAPRPLGVAGQVIPWNFPLLMLAWKIAPALATGNTVVLKPAETTPLSALFFADICRQAGLPKGVVNIITGDGHAGAALTAHPDVNKVAFTGSTAVGKQIARTVAGTRKKLTLELGGKGANIVFDDAPIDQAVEGIVTGIFFNQGQVCCAGSRLLVQESIHDELLDSLKRRLGTLRLGDPLDKNTDIGAINSAEQLARITALANRGEAEGAERWSPACELPSSGYWFAPTLFTNVTQAHTVARDEIFGPVLSVLTFRTPDEAVAKANNTPYGLSAGIWTEKGSRILAVANKLRAGVIWSNTFNKFDPTSPFGGYKESGFGREGGRHGLEAYLDV